The genomic window TCCGAGCGGCGACGACCCTCAGCCATAAAAATTTATCGTGTTTTTTCCTCAAGCACCTTTTGGACCATTTCCATGAACGCATGGACGGTAAAGGGTTTTTGCAGAAAATGGGTATCTCGATCCAGCATCCCGTGGGGGGCGATGATGTCTGCCGTATGTCCGGACATGAACACGGTCCGCATCTCGGGAAACTTTCGGCCGAGTTGTTCGCTGAGGACCTTTCCGTTCATCTCCGGCATGATGACATCGGTGATCAACAGATCGATGGGAACCGTTTCGGCCAGGGCAAGGGCTTCTTCCGCACCCTGGGCGATCAGCGCCTCATAGCCCATGCGCTCGAGAATCTGTTTGCCGATATCGAGAATGTTCGGATCGTCTTCCACCAGCAGGATGGTCGCTTTCCGGCTTGCGCGGACATCGGAGAGCTTCATCGGCTTTGCAGGCGCCGCACATCGGGGTAGAAAGATCCGAAAGGTCGTTCCTTCCGTCACCCGGCTTTCCACCTCCACAAAACCGCCGTTTTGCCGGACGATGCCATAAATCACCGAAAGCCCCAGCCCTTTGCCCTTGTCGATGTCCTTGTTCGTGAAAAACGGTTCGAAGATGTGCTCCAAAATCACCGGATCGATCCCTTCCCCCGTATCGCACACGCAGAGTTTCACATACTCGCCGGGTGCCCTGTCGGGATAGCCCTGGCAATCCGACGGCCCAAGCGCGACATTTTCTACCCGAATCGAGATCGTCCCGGTTCCCCGGATGGCGTCCCGGGCGTTGAGACACAAATGCATGAGGATCTGATCGATTTGACCGGGGTCGATGTTGACCGGCCAGAGGTCAGGGATCGTTTTCCAGTCCAGTCGG from Desulfatirhabdium butyrativorans DSM 18734 includes these protein-coding regions:
- a CDS encoding response regulator — its product is MLLLADKPSAYLPGDILQLKLIVDVAIKTMDREVFLTLLKEREQNYRTLTENSQDCIMRFDEKGRHLFVNSAALRLTRMRLEDFLGKTHREMGFPPDLCDFWESTIQEVFSKKRVQEKEFTWEGPDGPVVFDWRLFPEMDEQGNIHGVVSVARDITKWRQAQAERDRMQLEILKKKKMESVGRLAGGIAHDFNNKLQAILGYTDMAIEDAAGNAQVVAELQSVKNVSLQLADIVRQLLAYASKQMVSPRILDLNETITGMTAMLRRLIGEHIRLDWKTIPDLWPVNIDPGQIDQILMHLCLNARDAIRGTGTISIRVENVALGPSDCQGYPDRAPGEYVKLCVCDTGEGIDPVILEHIFEPFFTNKDIDKGKGLGLSVIYGIVRQNGGFVEVESRVTEGTTFRIFLPRCAAPAKPMKLSDVRASRKATILLVEDDPNILDIGKQILERMGYEALIAQGAEEALALAETVPIDLLITDVIMPEMNGKVLSEQLGRKFPEMRTVFMSGHTADIIAPHGMLDRDTHFLQKPFTVHAFMEMVQKVLEEKTR